A window of Dehalogenimonas sp. WBC-2 genomic DNA:
TAAACAACTTAAATTCCCGGCTCATACCCTTGGCAGCGGCCCGGAATGATGTTTTTTCGCCTGCGGGTAGAAACTCGCGCCCCGGCTCTTTAACCAATGTGACCAGAATGATCACTGCTATCACCGCGGGTATTATCCCGATAAGTACCAGCATTTTAAAAGTATCTTGAGTCAGATCAATGCTGCCGCGTTGAGTAAAATAGATTACTGCGGCGGCCGCAAAAAGGCCCAGAAAAGCTCCAGCGCTATCCATGGCTTTATGTAAACCGAAACTCCTTCCTCTCTTTCCTGGTTCGGACGACATAGCTATCAGGGCGTCTCTGGGGGAAGTCCGTAACCCTTTTCCTAATCGATCGGTAAACCGGACACCCAACACCACCCCCCAACTGCTGGCCAGATACATGAAAGGCTTAGACAGAGTTGACAAACTGTATCCTGCCACAGATAGTGCTTTGTAACGCCGGAGTTTATCGGCCAGGCGTCCGCTATAAATCTTTCCCAATGATTCAGTGCTGTCTGAAATACCACCCACCAGTCCTATCACAGACGGCGGTACACCGAGTACATTAGCCATGAACAAAGGCACCAAAGTGAAAATCATTTCGCTGGAAATATCAGTGAAAAAACTTACTAATCCCAAAAAGAAAACATTTTGCCTGACACCAAGAAGGTTTTTTTCTGGTTTTAACCTATTTTGTTCTACAGGGGGGAGCGCATAACTCATGCGCAACATATTACCAAATTACAGATAAGAGCTAAACACCGGAGGTTATTCCCCAAAACGTCGTTTTCCCATACCGGTTCTAAAGTGCCGAGACGTGGTTAATATCCTCCTGTCACGATGTAATGATCGTTTCCCCATTCTGATTGGAGATTTACGGTTCAATACTATTACAGACGCTTACATACGATTGAGCTTTTCTACGTTTCGTGTTAATATAAACCAACATTTTCCAAGCGTTTTAGAGGGGATCGACGTCCCCTCTTTGGTTTATTGAAACATGACACAAATAGAAGCCGAACTCAAGACAGTCAACCCCGACCGGCCGATGATTCTTACCATTGGCGTCTTTGACGGTGTCCACCTCGGCCATCAAGCCCTTATCTCCGAAACCATGAAACAAGCCGCCACAACCGGTTATTTAAGCGGCGTTGTTACTTTTGCCGGACATCCCCGGCTGGTACTTGGTAAACACAAGGAACTGCCTCATCTGACTTCCCTGAAACAGCGGCTAGAATTGCTGAAGGATACCGGTATTGACAATGTCGTAAAAATGACCTTCTCGGAAGAACTCGCGGCGTTACCCGCCACTGATTTTATAGGATTACTGAAGAACCATCTAAAGATGAAAGGCCTTGTTGTTGGCCCGGACTTTGCTCTCGGCAAGGGACGTGAAGGCGACATCGCTGCTTTGAGATCCATGAGCGAATCTCTTGATTTTACCCTGACCGTGGTGCCACCAAAGTTGAAAAACGGACACAAGGTCAGTTCAACATTGATCCGTAAAGCCATGGCCGAAAGCAACATGCCATTGGTTCATGATCTCCTTGGTCGCTGTTTCATTCTGGAAGGTCAGGTGGTCAAAGGTGAAGGCCGCGGCACCACTTTGGAAGTCCCCACCGCCAACCTTGAACTCGCCCCAGATCAGGCTCTTCCTGCCGACGGCGTTTATGCCACTTTCGCCTCCGTGAAAGGTCGGCCTGTCCCTGCCATCACCAACATAGGTACCCGTCCTACCTTCGGCACCGGGCGCCGTACCGTGGAGACCCATCTGTTGGATTTCTCCGGCCAGCTTTACGGAGATATGCTTGAAATTGCTATAATAGAGCAGATTCGTCCGGAGGAGAAATTCTCGTCGGCGGAAGCTTTGAAAACCCAAATAAAATCAGACATATTGAAAGCCCGGCAGATTTTAAGTAAAACGGATTGCCCTGATGCTTGAACTTGATTTCATTTTAAAACGCGCCGTAAACGAGATAATCTCGGAGGAAGAGTTACGCAAACTCCTGGCTTCCGGCAAGAAGTTGCGGCTTAAAGAAGGCTTCGACCCCAGTTCCAGGGACATCCATCTGGGACACATGGTCGGCCTCCGCAAATTGCGTCAGTTGCAGGAATTGGGGCATCAGGTCGTCCTGATCGTCGGCGATTGGACGGCCCAGATCGGTGACCCCACCGGCGCATCAGTCACCCGCCCGTCCCTCACCGCCGAACAGGTGCAGTCCAATGCCGAGACTTACATGCAGCAGTTCTTCAAGATCGTCGATAAATCGAAGACCGAGGTCCGGTGGCAGAGCGAGTGGTTCGGCAATTTCTCTCTGGCCGACGTCATCAAGCTCACCAGCCGCTTCACCATCGCCCAGATGCTGGCACGGGATGATTTTAAAAAGAGGTTCGATTCCAATCGGCCGATCACTATTACCGAATTTCTTTATCCGTTGCTCCAGGCTTATGATTCGACAGCTATTAATGCCGATGTCGAATTCGGCGGCAACGACCAGAAATTCAACCTGCTAGTAGGCCGTGAACTTCAGGCGATGATTGGACAGCCGTCTCAGCAGGTCTTCCTGACGCCCATCCTTACCGGCACCGACGGCGTCAAGAAGATGTCCAAGAGCCTCAACAACTACATCGGCGTGGCCGAGCCGCCGGAGACCATCTTCGGCAAGGTCATGTCCATCGGCGATGACCTCATCGTCCAGTATTTTGAACTTCTGACCGACGTCACTGAAGAGGAGCTGCGCCATTTCGAGCGGGACATAACCGGCGGTCACGTCAACCCGATGCTCCTCAAGAAGCGGCTAGCCCGCGAGATCCTGTCACAACTTTATTCCGAATCTGAAACCGCTGAGGCTGAAGCTCATTTCGAACGAGTCCATCAGCGGCGTGAACTGCCTGGGGAGATCGCCGAATGCCGCGTTTCTTTTGCCTCACTGCGTAGCGGTGACTGCAACGATGTCGACCTACCCTGTCTCCTTGTGGCCACTGGCCTGGCTGCCAGCAAGGGTGAGGCAAAACGCCTGATTGCCCAGGGCGGTGTTTCCATCGGTGGCGAGAAGGTCGGTTCCGAAAAAGCCGCCGTTTCCAGTGGTTGCGTCATCAAGGCCGGCAAACGCCGTTTTGCCCGCGTCCTTGATTCAGATATACTTAGTGCTTCTTAATTAAGCGATACAAAAGGAGAGCTAGCTGTGCAGAATTTACGTATTCCCGGTCCCACCCCCTGCCCCCCGGAAGTCCTGGCCGCCATGGGTCATCAGATGATCAACCACCGTGGTGTTGAATTTTCTGAGATGGTCAAAGAAGTCACAACCAACATGAAGCAGGTATTCCAGACAAAGAATGATCTGCTGCTGCTTACCGGTTCCGGTACAGGCGGACTGGAAGCTGCCGTTGTCAACATGCTCTCCCCCGGTGACTCTGTTCTTTCCGTTTCCATCGGTGTCTTCGGTGAACGTTTTGCCAAGATTGCCCAAACCTTCGGCGCCACTGTTGTACCGCTGAATTTTGCCCACGGCCAGGCTGCCGATGTTGATGCGGTTAAAAAGGCTCTCGCTGACAACCCGCAGGTCAAGGCCGTGCTGGTTACCCATAACGAGACCTCCACCGGTATCACCAATGACCTTAAGGCCATCTCCACCGTCGTCAAGGACACCGGTAAACTGTTGATGGTTGACTGTATCAGTTCCCTCGGTTCGGTAAATGTCCCAGTCGACCAGTGGGGCATTGATGTCGCCATCTCGGGTTCGCAGAAAGGCTGGATGGTTCCCCCGGGCATGTCCATGATCTCAGTGTCGGAAGCCGGTTGGCAGGCATACGCCCAAGCTAAAATGCCGCGCTTTTATTGGGATCTCGGCAAGGCCAAGGCCGGTCTTGAAAAAGGCCAGACACCATGGACGCCCAACGTGTCTGTCGTCATCGCATTCCAGGTCGCTCTGAAAATGATGCTGTCGGAAGGTATTCAGAATATCTTTGCCCGCCACGAGCGGCTCGGTAAATTCACCCGCGACGGCATGAAAGCCCTCGGCTTGACTCTGCTGGCCGACGAGCGCTATGCATCTAACACTGTCACTTCTGTATTGGCCGACCGCGGCCTGGATGCCAAGAAGCTCAACAAGATCATGCGTGATGAGTTCGATATCGTGCTAGCTGGCGGCCAAGGACCGCTGGAAGGTAAGATATTCCGCATCGGGCACCTCGGCATGGTCAAGGAAGCCGACCTTCAGGCTGTGTTCGATGCACTCAAAGTAGCCCTGCCCAAGGCAGGTTTTATCCGATAACCTAAAGCGTGTTGTAAACAGGAGAATTTGTGTTGATGAAAAAAGTGCTTGTCGCCGATGCTTTGTCGCCCGCCGGTGTTGAACGCCTCAAGGTCGTCGCCGAGGTTAATATCAAGACCGGGCTCAAACCGGATGAACTGATCGCTATCGTCGGCGAGTATGATGCCCTGCTGGTCCGTTCTCAGACCCAGGTCACCGCCGCGGTCATCGAGGCGGGTAAGAACCTGCAGATAATAGGCCGGGCGGGCGTCGGCGTAGATAATATTGATATCAATGCCGCCACCGAGCGCGGCATCATCGTGGTCAACGCTCCCACTGGCAACACCATCTCTGCCGCGGAACACACCATGGCTCTGATGCTGTCACTGGCTCGCCACATCCCCCGGGCAAACTCCTCTCTCAAGAACTGCCAGTGGAAACGTTCCGATTTCATGGGCATCGAACTCAAGGGTAAGACACTCGGTATCGTCGGTCTGGGCAATATCGGCTCAGAAGTTTCTAAACGTGCCCGCGGCTTTGAGATGCAGGTCATAGGTTACGACCCCTACGTCACCGAAGAACGCGCTAAGAATATGCAGGTCGAACTGGCGTCGCTTGAGCAGATCTACAAGCAGGCCGATTTCATCACCCTTCACGTTCCGCTGACTGCCCAGACCAAGAATATGATTGGCGCTAAAGAGCTTGCCACCATGAAGCCGACCACCCGCATCATCAACGCCGCCCGCGGCGGCCTCATCGATGAAGAAGCTTTAGTCGCCGCCATCAACTCCAAAAAGCTGGCCGGTGCCGCCATCGACGTTTTCGTAAAGGAACCCTGCACCGAGAGCATTCTCTTCGGTGTTGATAATATCATCGTCACCCCCCACCTCGGCGCCTCCACCGCCGAGGCACAGGACATGGCTACGTCGGATGTCGTCGATCAGGTCATCGATGTATTTGAAGGTCGGCCTGCCCGTTACGCCGTCAACGCACCTTACATTCCGGTGGAAAGCCTGCCGGTGATCGCGCCTTATGTAAAGGTAGCACGGACCGCCGGACGCCTCTTACAACAGATGGCTGAAGGTCAGTTCAAGAGTCTGAATATCAAGTACGGAGGCGATATCGCCTCCTATGAAACCAGGGCGCTCAAGGCGACCGTCCTCGGCAGTATCCTCGAGCAGATAAGTGAAGAGCGGGTGAACGTCGTCAACGCCGACATCGTCGCCTGCAAACGCGGTATCTCCATTTCGGAACAGAAAGAGCCCGACTGTGAGAATTACCAGAGCCTCATCACCATCGAAGCGGTGACCACCGCCGGTCCGCTGGCCGTGGCCGCCACTTTCCTCCGCGGCGAGGTTCACGTCGTCAAGGTTAATGATTACTGGATCGATATCGTGCCCACCGGCGGATATTTCCTTTTCGCCGACCACCGCGATCGCCCCGGCCTTGTTGGCGCCGTGGGCAACATCACCGGCAAACTGGATGTCAACGTCAGCTACATGCACCTGTCGCGCCTGAAACCACGCGGCCAGGCCCTTATGGTACTAGCTCTTGATGAGGCCCTTACTCCCGAAGGTCTCAACCAAGTAACCGCGCTAGACGGGGTCCAGTCCGCCCGCCTTGTAAAAATATAGGCTGAGGGTTTAGGTATGTCCGCCCAATCCCAGACGGCAATACAAAAGTTATCGGATACCGACCGGCAGATGATTCTTCGTATTGTCAACGCTGCGGCAGAGAGATATGGCGGCGTCATACCGGAAGACTGTTACCATGAGCCATATATGACCGAAACTGAACTTCGGCGTGAAATGCAAAAGATGACCTTTTATGGTACCGTACAAGATGGAATAATCACTGGCGTCATCGGCTATCAGCCTGTAGACGATGTTACCCTGATCCGGCACGCCTACGTACTGCCGAACAACCAGCGTAAGGGTATCGGGACTCTTCTCTTCGAGCATCTAAGAAATATGACCAGTACCCGCCGCCTGTTGGTTGGCACGTGGGCTAACGCCTTTTGGGCTGTTGGTTTCTATCTCAAGCAGGGTTTCGAACTGTTGCCGGATAAGGACGCCCTTTTGTCTCGTTATTGGAACATTTCCCCGAGACAGACCGAAACATCGGTCGTGCTAGGTATGGAATTGGAACGATGACCTTGAAGATCGGTGTTTTGGCCCTTCAAGGCGCCTTCGCGGAGCATCTCATCGTCCTCGGCCGCTTGGGGGTTGAGGCCGTTGCCGTACGCCGTCCAGAGCAATTGAACGATCTGAGCGGTCTCATCATTCCCGGTGGCGAGAGCACTACCATGCTGAAGTTATGCGGTATTTTCAACTTCAGCGATAAGCTCAGGGAAATGTCGTCGAAAGGTTTTCCCGTCTGGGGTACCTGTGCCGGCGCTATCCTTCTCGCCGGAGAGGTCGGCAATACCAACCCCAACATGCCTGCCGGGCTCGGTCTGATGAAGATAACCGTGCGCCGTAATGCATTCGGCCGCCAGGTAGATTCCTTTGAGGATAAACTGAGAATACCGGCTCTAGGTGATCAACCATTTCCCGCTGTCTTTATTCGAGCCCCGCTGATAGAGAGCGCCGAACCTCCTGCCGAAGTGCTGGCGCGCCTGGGCAATGGCACTATCGTGGCGGTACTGCAGAATAATCTGCTTGCCACTAGTTTCCATCCTGAACTCTGCTCCGATGACCGCTTCCACTGCTATTTTCTTAAGATGGCAGAGGTATATCAGGCAGAACGCACCGCTAATTAAATGCCTGACTGTTTCATGCCCTACCGTTTCCCCAAATATAACCCTCATAAATTCAAAAACCTCATTGACACCCCACTGCTCATATGTTATCATCTGTTCTCTGTTATTATGGTTGTTATAAAGGGTATTTGTAATCATTTGTTTATTAGGTTGATTGTGGCAAACAACCGGTTGTTTTAGTCAGTTCTAATCGTAAAAATGAGGTTGTTTTAGTGTTTTTCACTTTTAAGGAAACAACCTCGCCAATACTTTGGGCACTGGAGACTGGCATGGGCGGTAAGCGAATAGCATTTTTGAATAATCGTTGGATCACGGGTCAACGGACAGAACACAGTACGATACGAATATAGACCGAAGGTGTTAAGGGATGCTTGTATTCTCTTGACAACGCGCCCGCAATGGACGATGATATGAAGCTGGAATGCACCAAAGGAGTCAATTGAATGGAAGCTTATTGCGTCAAGTGCCGTGCCAAACGTGAGATTAAAGACGCTAAAAAAGTCGCCCTCAAAAATGGCAAGCCTGCCACTCAGGGAGTATGCCCGGTTTGTGGTACCAAGGTCTTCCGCATCGGTTAATGGCACAGGGTGGTTTTGTTTCCACGAGGATGTCCATTAGCATAGCTTGTTTGATTTGAGCCGCGTCATGATGAATTATAAGTTTTTGTATTCTGTTTACTGGCTATTATTTGAAAGGAGTTCTAAATATCTTGGGTAAAATCAACGTCGCCATTATCGGTGTGGGCAATTGCGCCTCGTCTTTGGTTCAAGGGGTTCACTATTATCGCAAGGCCAAGGAGTCCGAGTTCGTTCCCGGCCTGATGCATGTTAACCTCGGCGGTTATCATGTCAGCGATATTGAGTTCGTTGCGGCTTTTGACGTGGATAAGAACAAAGTCGGCAAAGACCTCTCTGAGGCCATTTTCACCACACCGAACAATACCTTTAAGTTCACCGAAGTGCCGTTGTCCGGCGTTAAAGTTGAGCGCGGCATGACCCATGATGGTCTGGGCAAGTACCTTTCTCAAATTATCGAAAAAGCTCCCGGCCCTACCGCTGACATCGTTGGCATCCTCAAAGAAAGAAAGGTTGATGTCGTCATCAACTACCTGCCAGTTGGCAGTGAAGAAGCCACAAAATGGTACGTAGAACAGGTGCTTGAAGCCGGATGCGCCTTCATTAACTGCATTCCGGTATTCATCGCCCGTGAGAAATATTGGCAGGATAGATTCATCAGCAAGGGCCTGCCCATTATCGGTGATGACATCAAAAGTCAGGTTGGTGCCACCATCGTTCATCGCGTCCTGACACACCTGTTCCGTGAGCGCGGTGTCAAGCTGGAACGCACCTATCAGTTGAACTTCGGCGGAAATACTGATTTTATGAACATGCTGGAGCGGGAACGTCTGGAAAGCAAAAAGATTTCCAAGACCAACGCTGTTTCCTCTCAATTGGACTATAAGATGGATCCGGGTGATATCCATGTCGGCCCTTCCGACTATGTGCCGTGGCTTCAGGACCGCAAGTTCTGCCATATCCGCATGGAAGGCCGCACCTTCGGTGACGTACCGCTGCTGGTTGAATGCAAGCTAGAAGTTTGGGACAGTCCTAACTCCGCAGGCGTGGTCATTGACGCCGTCCGTTGCGCCAAACTGGCTTTGGAACGCGGCATGAAGGGCGCTCTTTTTGCCCCATCCTCCTACTTTATGAAATCACCACCCGAACAGTATTCAGATTCTTGCGCTCATGACGCCACCGAAAGTTTTATCGCTGAAAGTGTGGCAGAGCTTAAAAAAAGCCGGAAAATCGACGCCAAAGAGGCCAAATAACAAACGGCATTGTTTGTTAAGATGGATAGGGCAAGAGGTGACCGGTGAAAATAGCCCTGGTAGCGCCGTACGATTTTGCGTACCCGGGGGGCGTGGCTAATCATATAACAGCCTTGGAACGTCAACTAACGGCCATGGGTCATTATGTGGTAGTCATTGCCCCTGCGTCGCATCCGGTAACCATCTTTGGCGACCGGTTCGTCCATATTGGCACGCCACGACCGATGCCGGCATCAGGTTCGGTGGCACGCATCACCATATCGGTGCGGCTGGCTAACAAGATCAAAGCGGTGTTGGCTAAAGAGCAATTTGATATCGTTCATCTCCATGAGCCATTCATGATTATGCTATGTTCGGCAGTGTTGCGCTTTTCTAAAACAGTCAATATTGGCACCTTCCATGCCGCCGAAGGTAAACCTGGTTACAACCTTGGCTGGCCTATCAGCCGCTGGGTGTTAAAGCGGCGAGCCCGAAAACTGCACGGACATATTGCCGTATCCACGGCTTCACGTGATTACCATTCAAAATATGTCAAAGCGGACTATGCCATCATCCCTAATGGTATTGACCTGAACCATTTCAAAACTTCAGTTGAGCCTCTACCTCAATACTGCGACGGCAAGATCAATATCCTGTTCGTGGGAAGGTTAGAAAAAAGAAAAGGTCTGAATTATCTGATAGACGCCTTTAAAAAGGTGCATAAGGCTCACCCCAACACTAGATTGCTGATCGTCGGGCCGGGCACCAGATTAAGACCGAAATATGAAAGAATGGTGCAAAAAGCCCATTTGGAGACAGATGTGGTCTTTACCGATTGCGTCAGCTACGCTGATCTTCCCCGCTATTATAAGACGGCGGATATCTGCTGTGCCCCGGCTATCGGCCATGAAAGTTTTGGCATTGTCCTTCTTGAAGCCATGGCTTTAGGGAAACCCATAGTGGCCTCCAATATACCGGGGTACGCCAGTGTGCTGACACATGAGCAGGAGGGGTTACTGGTAAAACCTCGCAGCGCCCATGAGCTATCTAAAGCGCTCATCCGGCTGGTTGAAGATGAGGGATTAAGACAACAATTGAGCAACCGGGGGGCGGAGACAGTACAAAATTATTCATGGGAAAAGGTCGCCGGACGCTTGTTGGAATACTACCAGTCGGTATTGACCAGGTGTGGCAAGCAGCCTGTAGAGATCTCTAAACCTAGGGAACTGCTTCCGCTATAGATATGGAAAGCAAGATAACATTGAACGATACCCGACGCCGCATCGGTGATAATATGACCGCTAGTCTGTCGCGATTACTGGCAAAAAGCCGCCTTAGCCCCAATGCTGTGACCATTGCCGGTTTTTTAATTACCCTGGTTGCAGCCTATATTATCTCCACAGGCTCATTAATGGCAGGTGGATTTGCCGTATTATTCGCCAGCTTTTTCGATATGCTGGATGGGGCTTTGGCACGGGCATCGAATCGTGTCACCCGTTTTGGCGGTATCTTGGACGCTACTCTGGATCGCCTCTCTGAGGCAGCGCTATTTATTGGCATCATGGTGTATTTAGCGCCGGATGGCAATGCTTGGCCCATCATGCTGACCGGATTAACGTTAGCCGGTTCACTGACAGTGAGTTATCTGCGAGCACGTTCTGAAGCTAACGGCCTTGAGGGCAAAAATGGTGTTTTTACTCGTCCTGAACGGGTAATCACTCTTGCACTTGGCTTGCTCTTAAACTGGCTTATCCCCGCGCTCGTTGTCATCTGTGTATTAAGCTATGTCACCATTGGGCAGCGGCTGCTTAGTGCTTACCGTCAACTCGGGGGTAAATGACACTTGAAGTGTAGTCTGATAAAATAGCCTTCGGCTTTCCCACCAACAACAGGGAAAGTTCTTGATCAATAATGTCTGGGGGGATTCTATGCCGGTAACAGTCATCGTTGGCGCCCAATGGGGCGATGAGGGCAAGGGCAAAGTCATTGATATGATGGCAGAACGCGCCGACGCGGTCGTCCGTTTTTCAGGTGGTGACAATGCCGGTCATACAGTTATCAACCCTCAAGGTACTTTTAAACTCCACCTGATCCCTTCCGGCGTTTTCTACCCCGGTTGCATCTGTGTCATTGGCAACGGCGTGGTCGTCAACCCGGACATCTTCGTCAGTGAACGGGATGAACTCAATGGACGCGGGGTCAGCACAGACAAGGTCTTCATAAGTGACCGCGCCCATTTGGTGATGCCATACCATATCCTGTTGGACGGCCTGGAAGAACAATCCCGAGGCGTCAAGTCACTGGGCACCACCCTGCGTGGCATCGGTCCGGCTTTCGCCGATAAAGTTGCCCGGATGGGTATCCGCGCCGGTGATTTATTGGATCGTAACATACTGAGGACCAGGCTGGAATACGTCCTGGAGTATAAAAACCAGATACTGACCAAGCTATATGGCAAAGCCCCAATTGATATTGAGTGGCTTTATAATCTGTGTTGCGGATATGCCGAACAATTAAAGTCCAATATTTGCGAAACATCGTCGCTATTGAATGATATGGTTGATGAAGGCAAATCAGTTATTCTTGAAGGTGCTCAAGGGGCTCTCTTAGATACTGATTTTGGCACTTATCCCTACGCAACATCATCATCACCGCTGTCTGCCGGTGGCTGTTTGGGGGCGGGTATCGGACCCACCCGCATTGACAATGTATTGGGTGTTTTTAAAGCCTATTGTTCCAGGGTTGGTGCAGGCCCCATGCCGACAGAGCTTCTGGACAAAACAGGGGACCGGATCCGCGACCTTGCTCACGAGTATGGCACCACCACGGGGCGTCCGCGGCGAATAGGCTGGTTTGACGGCGTAGGGGCACGCTTCAGCACCCGTATCAACGGTATGACCGGAATGGCAATCACCCGTCTTGATATCCTTGATTCCTTCGACGAGGTCAAGGTCTGTACGGCTTACCGCCTAAACGGTGATATTATCAATAATTTTCCAGCTGAACCCGCGGTGCTCAATCAATGCAAACCAGTTTATGAAACACTGCCGGGCTGGCGTAAAACTACCACCGGTTTAACCAAGTTGGAAGATTTACCAAGAGAAGCCCGTAATTTCATTGTCCGTTTGGAAGAACTGGCATGTTGCTCCGCATGTTACGTTTGCATTGGGCCGGTAAGAGATCAGACTATCGAGCTTAGGTCATTATTATAACTAAAGAAAGCTAGGATCGTGGTTAATCGTAGAAAGCGGTGATTTAAGCGTTCTCTGAACTTGGCACAAAACAACGGGTAATGGAATCATCTACGAAGACTCGACGGCAACCACAGAATCAAGTATAGCTAAATCAATCTAAGCAGTATTAGGGTAAACCAGTAACTTACCAATATCATTCTCTATGCCTAAGTTGTAACTTCCATTAAAATATTTTCGAATAAGGTCAGAGATGGATTCAAAGCTGGTAAAACCGGCCGCGGCGGACGCATCATAGCGTAAAGAGGGTAAGGCGTCCCGGGTATAACAGCTTTCTCGTTTAGTACAAATCCAAAGCGACGGTACATTTCCACATTACGGATACTTTGGGTTTCCAGATAGCATGGCATATCTTCTGCATCCAGCCTCCGCAACATAGGGCGAATGAGCATACTCGCAAACCCCTGGCCTTGAAACTCTGGGTTAACTGCCAGTAACTCAAGCTGCATATATCTCGGAGGAGTGTGCCTATTTTTAAGGTTCTCACTTAGCTTGTTTGCTTCTACACCCCGTTTCATGGCCGCCCAGCCGCAGTGTAAAGGTAAAAAAGGATACCCGGCTCGCCACCGGGTCAACCACGAATCCTTTTCTTCAGATGAAGCCCAGCAGACAATACCTTCACAACTCTGAGAAGTCAGATAGACCTCATTACGGCCGAAATAGCTATAACGCAGATAATACTCAAAAGAATAGTGCAGGTTATGCCTCAAAGACTTATCCGGTACCAAATACTCATTCAACGGGTCTTCAGCGAAGGCTCGGGCGCAGGTATGTGACGCCGGTTTGGCTAATTTTAAACTGAGCGGAGTCAGTAGTGCTGTATCAGCGATCATACCTTGGCAGGTCAACGTGGATACCGGCAAGAGTATCACGTATCAGCGCTGCCGTCTTATCATCTGCCTCGGTCAGGGGCAGCCTGAGGCCGCCAACCCTGAACCCAATATAATTTAGCGCGTATTTTACCGGAATTGGATTGGCAACAGCAAACAGATTATTAAAAATGGGCGTCAAACGCCGGTGAATGGCGGCGGCCATAGCAATATCCCCTGAAACAAAGCTCTCCATCATCTGCTTGATCTGAGTTCCTACCAGATGAGAAGC
This region includes:
- a CDS encoding inositol-1-phosphate synthase — protein: MGKINVAIIGVGNCASSLVQGVHYYRKAKESEFVPGLMHVNLGGYHVSDIEFVAAFDVDKNKVGKDLSEAIFTTPNNTFKFTEVPLSGVKVERGMTHDGLGKYLSQIIEKAPGPTADIVGILKERKVDVVINYLPVGSEEATKWYVEQVLEAGCAFINCIPVFIAREKYWQDRFISKGLPIIGDDIKSQVGATIVHRVLTHLFRERGVKLERTYQLNFGGNTDFMNMLERERLESKKISKTNAVSSQLDYKMDPGDIHVGPSDYVPWLQDRKFCHIRMEGRTFGDVPLLVECKLEVWDSPNSAGVVIDAVRCAKLALERGMKGALFAPSSYFMKSPPEQYSDSCAHDATESFIAESVAELKKSRKIDAKEAK
- a CDS encoding adenylosuccinate synthetase, with protein sequence MINNVWGDSMPVTVIVGAQWGDEGKGKVIDMMAERADAVVRFSGGDNAGHTVINPQGTFKLHLIPSGVFYPGCICVIGNGVVVNPDIFVSERDELNGRGVSTDKVFISDRAHLVMPYHILLDGLEEQSRGVKSLGTTLRGIGPAFADKVARMGIRAGDLLDRNILRTRLEYVLEYKNQILTKLYGKAPIDIEWLYNLCCGYAEQLKSNICETSSLLNDMVDEGKSVILEGAQGALLDTDFGTYPYATSSSPLSAGGCLGAGIGPTRIDNVLGVFKAYCSRVGAGPMPTELLDKTGDRIRDLAHEYGTTTGRPRRIGWFDGVGARFSTRINGMTGMAITRLDILDSFDEVKVCTAYRLNGDIINNFPAEPAVLNQCKPVYETLPGWRKTTTGLTKLEDLPREARNFIVRLEELACCSACYVCIGPVRDQTIELRSLL
- a CDS encoding phosphatidylinositol alpha-mannosyltransferase, which encodes MKIALVAPYDFAYPGGVANHITALERQLTAMGHYVVVIAPASHPVTIFGDRFVHIGTPRPMPASGSVARITISVRLANKIKAVLAKEQFDIVHLHEPFMIMLCSAVLRFSKTVNIGTFHAAEGKPGYNLGWPISRWVLKRRARKLHGHIAVSTASRDYHSKYVKADYAIIPNGIDLNHFKTSVEPLPQYCDGKINILFVGRLEKRKGLNYLIDAFKKVHKAHPNTRLLIVGPGTRLRPKYERMVQKAHLETDVVFTDCVSYADLPRYYKTADICCAPAIGHESFGIVLLEAMALGKPIVASNIPGYASVLTHEQEGLLVKPRSAHELSKALIRLVEDEGLRQQLSNRGAETVQNYSWEKVAGRLLEYYQSVLTRCGKQPVEISKPRELLPL
- a CDS encoding CDP-diacylglycerol--glycerol-3-phosphate 3-phosphatidyltransferase — translated: MESKITLNDTRRRIGDNMTASLSRLLAKSRLSPNAVTIAGFLITLVAAYIISTGSLMAGGFAVLFASFFDMLDGALARASNRVTRFGGILDATLDRLSEAALFIGIMVYLAPDGNAWPIMLTGLTLAGSLTVSYLRARSEANGLEGKNGVFTRPERVITLALGLLLNWLIPALVVICVLSYVTIGQRLLSAYRQLGGK